A genomic window from Pyxicephalus adspersus chromosome 2, UCB_Pads_2.0, whole genome shotgun sequence includes:
- the KIAA1549 gene encoding UPF0606 protein KIAA1549 homolog isoform X1: MDPGAPSTLFTIISLILHIQPGAPEVVHFGPLFLQHNKTLEVSQNASILEEVVAVSSHNVYLEKPITPETIATELSESIGSMAPVESIWPLSSEAVLQDDFLIIPTMSAQPSTSLEASQAFYYSVTPSEGSDIIYLSSGTMESISNQPTPFVLLETSQSFPIPTVSDQYVLNPSEEFFSSISQTSWSTETLPLPKTLADISTSGFAGESFVLENLLSRELYTLTNFDSMLEETPVVSSTPLLSLNTPNYLESSVNLPSLTDSDEVPIISTKNILQSKIFSDIGLAQDFTTSPSMDVLMTSLPDTSATYEWPLSPFPEVSQSLLLESNKSADILATSPIPAFVSHYEQTFLPSYTVSSSFTYTQWWSEDYLETITISPRSTEGIIETSVVSDFPHLVESTAEVVESVFPSVTVVPVSSSYTNVLESSMDFTSLVDSIFTVPEPVATMFSSETQDLETHLFSMAESTILMPSITELFLSSVSSVDYETPLTIVAISESTPFLDSSLFIPINTVEAPAFVPTESVMYFSQTLLPLDEPENISVSTSFLSVVPTYETSNLFSTFPEEISLSISLVSSDVSAVVTQDSSSKLAILETSFDMETPVSLFTDTINMETTLWPTVNPTSVVSFTPLSSADWTESSSNVLLESSEMWEVTPSIAFESGIFYTSTFSGATSFVLPSSSALDSTTLALFTSYFDSDYTSSALIEETLQTSSFFSVPLTTELPASISLSAMETLEAYTSVVPSNFLISPTLSGSRELSQPTDVSLLPTLSLITTSSLLFAITQETTINSPNSQSSMNPLFTTSSTLSTQMSAGLMSTPVTPQIPSSSLSSSPTELNTVLPTTSTPATTTSTTFTQTEHDTTTSTTQASTTSTTETKTTTTSTTSVPITSPSGLTATSSPTTTKPSRVCDVSNPEPYLVTAVLSRGSNVQNITETIKELLTVDFSRPVEIEVYTLSESYSFMATSGPFVYTAIAVVNVLSRSGLVIGPAPPIVSLQTALLGLDQRFHIQTVLQFVPQTVDIRLCPFSEQIQKGLSLALYEVRRLHQERKNVTVQIVNITASLPRVITWKAPITITYTVQDRNGFLNGSEISDQLRNLSLVEFSFFLGFPVKQIAEPSQYPQLNTSPHLKDSWLRTVLLGVQEQQLKDEAFQMEMERKLAQLISEATLQKRRWKRASYAGSNTVQVVNISRLEGLDDPVELIYFIEDQYGGRLAADKASSLINEVNIQRAAIILGYRLQGVVAQPINQPSETDRQAQNLWIIVGVAVPVLVVTIIIVILYWKLCRTDKLDFQPDTMSNLQQRQKLQAPNVKGFDFAKQHLGQHNKDEVLIVHEPPLPVLHGPLKDSTPSENGDIPTPKSKSSKLNKIGRHRGSSRVTPSDAGSTASEPSSGRESGEDESLRPSAPPRETPQRPKAKGELPVLGSGVEQHSSASIFEHVDRMSRSSEASRRLPSKIQLIAMQPMATPPMHGLSVAEREVEANKINREIQTTLRHKSEIEHHRNKIRLRAKRKGHYEFPLVDVVGMTDTKERQRMYRRAQMQFDKILDPVIGVPTVFIEPRKSSRARRSPKQRRRQQGSSSPPDADRDRLIATDSDGTYKRPPGVSNSAYVSDPDLPSDNPTPVSELGKYPGSLPRGPPPAQYVAPQPSIEEVRQTMQSLLDDAFALVAPSSQTAVQTGNSPSGQQQNNGTPTRNGRNSTAWGPQYPSHQSSQYNRFVDYGVTQPSAPSLLTRSPGFGSGFLPPLEVAPVEPQQTEVQYPARMYPEDIPSVARPRPLGSTSGSAQIHQLTQVGIASRMGAQPTDLVSNRSGQPSGGPSWPSYYTRDEETTRNLPHRDAGHVHGAQDYSTTQMFGGNRPSARQPPAHLPPSVCYPAASAEDIHPGHSSASLIKAIREELLRLSQKQVVAPAYHS; this comes from the exons AATCGATAAGCAATCAACCAACACCATTTGTGCTCCTAGAAACTAGTCAGAGTTTTCCGATTCCAACAGTTTCTGATCAGTATGTGTTGAATCCTTCAGAGGAGTTTTTTAGTAGTATCTCACAAACATCTTGGAGTACTGAAACTCTTCCGTTGCCAAAAACGCTTGCAGACATTTCCACCTCTGGTTTTGCAGGGGAAAGTTTTGTCTTGGAGAATTTATTATCCAGAGAACTCTACACTTTGACTAATTTTGACTCCATGTTAGAAGAAACACCTGTGGTTTCTAGCACACCTTTGTTGTCTTTAAATACCCCCAACTATTTAGAGAGTAGTGTAAACCTGCCAAGCTTGACCGATTCAGATGAAGTCCCCATCATttcaaccaaaaatattttgcaaagcaAAATCTTTTCAGACATAGGGCTTGCACAAGATTTTACCACCAGCCCTAGCATGGACGTGCTAATGACTTCTCTACCAGATACCTCTGCAACGTATGAATGGCCACTGAGTCCATTTCCAGAGGTCTCCCAGAGTCTTCTTTTGGAAAGTAACAAAAGTGCTGACATTTTGGCTACAAGTCCAATACCTGCTTTTGTATCTCACTATGAGCAGACGTTTTTGCCTTCTTATACTGTGTCATCCAGTTTCACATACACTCAGTGGTGGTCAGAGGATTATCTAGAAACCATTACCATCAGCCCAAGGTCAACCGAGGGAATTATTGAAACTAGTGTAGTGTCCGATTTTCCGCATTTAGTTGAATCTACTGCTGAAGTAGTTGAGTCTGTTTTCCCTTCAGTTACAGTAGTTCCAGTTTCTTCATCTTATACTAATGTTTTGGAATCATCCATGGATTTTACAAGTCTTGTGGACTCCATTTTTACTGTCCCAGAGCCAGTAGCTACCATGTTTTCATCAGAAACCCAAGATCTGGAGACACACCTATTTTCTATGGCGGAATCTACAATTTTAATGCCTTCTATCACTGAACTGTTTCTATCTTCTGTGTCTAGTGTTGACTATGAGACACCCCTTACTATTGTAGCAATATCTGAATCAACACCATTCCTCGACAGTTCTCTTTTTATACCAATAAATACAGTGGAGGCCCCTGCCTTTGTTCCAACTGAATCTGTCATGTATTTCAGCCAGACTCTTTTACCTTTAGATGAGCCAGAGAATATTTCTGTCTCCACCAGTTTTCTCTCAGTAGTTCCCACTTATGAAACAAGTAATTTGTTTTCTACATTTCCAGAAGAAATTTCCTTATCAATCTCCTTGGTATCCAGTGACGTGTCAGCTGTTGTAACTCAGGACTCGTCTTCTAAGCTTGCAATATTGGAAACGTCCTTTGATATGGAGACACCAGTTTCACTATTCACAGACACCATCAACATGGAGACCACTCTTTGGCCAACTGTTAATCCAACATCTGTTGTTTCCTTCACCCCGTTGTCCAGTGCTGACTGGACAGAGAGCAGTTCAAATGTTTTGTTAGAGTCCTCTGAGATGTGGGAAGTGACCCCAAGCATTGCGTTTGAATCGGGCATTTTCTATACCTCAACTTTCTCTGGTGCTACCTCTTTTGTGCTGCCTTCATCCTCTGCATTGGATTCCACCACACTGGCCTTGTTCACCTCCTACTTTGATTCAGATTACACCAGCAGTGCTTTGATTGAAGAGACTCTTCAAACCTCTTCATTTTTCTCGGTTCCTCTGACAACAGAACTTCCTGCTTCCATTTCTTTGTCAGCAATGGAAACGTTGGAGGCCTACACTTCAGTAGTCCCAAGCAACTTTTTAATATCACCAACACTCAGTGGATCACGAGAACTAAGCCAGCCAACTGATGTAAGTTTACTGCCCACCCTAAGCTTGATAACAACGTCAAGCTTGCTGTTTGCTATAACCCAGGAAACTACAATAAACTCACCAAACTCTCAGTCATCCATGAACCCTCTTTTTACAACAAGCTCCACGCTGAGTACACAGATGAGTGCAGGTCTGATGTCCACTCCAGTTACTCCACAAATTCCAAGCAGCAGTCTTTCTTCATCTCCCACTGAGCTGAACACTGTATTACCCACAACTTCTACTCCAGCAACTACCACCTCAACAACTTTTACTCAAACTGAACATGATACAACCACTTCTACCACCCAGGCATCCACAACAAGCACCACCGAAACTAAAACTACCACCACGAGTACAACCTCTGTGCCGATCACATCTCCCTCTGGACTCACAGCCACATCTTCTCCAACTACTACAAAGCCTTCCCGGGTGTGTGATGTCTCCAACCCTGAACCATACTTGGTTACTGCTG TTCTTTCAAGAGGATCCAATGTACAGAACATTACTGAAACCATCAAGGAATTGCTAACTGTAGACTTTAGCCGTCCTGTAGAAATTGAG gtcTATACATTGTCAGAGAGCTACTCTTTCATGGCGACTTCTGGACCCTTTGTGTACACAGCCATTGCCGTTGTTAATGTTTTGAGCAGGAGCGGCCTTGTAATTGGACCGGCTCCTCCTATTGTGTCCCTGCAGACCGCACTTCTTGGACTGGACCAAAGATTCCACATTCAGACAG TCCTGCAGTTTGTGCCACAAACCGTGGATATCAGACTCTGCCCATTCAGCGAACAGATTCAGAAAGGGCTAAGCCTAGCACTGTATGAGGTGCGCCGACTGCACCAGGAGAGGAAAAATGTCACCGTTCAG ATAGTCAACATTACAGCCAGCCTGCCCCGGGTGATCACCTGGAAGGCTCCAATCACCATCACTTACACTGTCCAAGATCGCAATGGATTCCTGAATGGCTCTGAGATCAGCGATCAGCTGAGGAACCTGAGTCTGGTGGAGTTCAGCTTCTTTCTGGGCTTTCCTGTGAAACAGATTGCAGAAC CCTCTCAATATCCTCAACTCAACACGTCTCCACACTTGAAGGATTCGTGGCTGCGcacag TCCTGCTTGGCGTCCAGGAGCAACAGTTGAAGGATGAGGCCTTTCAGATGGAAATGGAAAGGAAGCTGGCTCAACTCATCAGTGAAGCCACATTACAGAAACGGCGCTGGAAGAGAGCCAGCTATGCTGGGAGCAACACTGTACAG GTGGTGAATATTTCCCGACTGGAAGGTTTGGATGATCCTGTTGAGCTGATCTATTTTATTGAGGATCAGTATGGAGGACGGCTAGCTGCTGATAAGGCTTCTAGCTTGATAAATGAGGTGAACATCCAGCGAGCGGCCATCATCCTTGGATATCGGCTGCAGGGCGTGGTGGCACAGC caATAAACCAACCTTCAGAGACGGACCGGCAGGCACAGAACCTGTGGATCATTGTTGGGGTGGCTGTGCCAGTATTGGTGGTGACGATCATCATAGTCATCCTCTATTGGAAACTCTGCCGGACCGACAAACTGGACTTTCAGCCGGATACAATGAGCAATTTACAGCAGAGACAGAAG CTCCAGGCACCCAATGTCAAGGGCTTTGACTTTGCCAAGCAGCACCTGGGCCAACACAACAAAGATGAAGTTCTCATAGTACATGAGCCTCCACTGCCTGTGTTACACGGACCCCTGAAGGACTCCACCCCCTCCGAAAATGGGGACATCCCCACTCCTAAGTCCAAATCTTCTAAGCTCAACAAGATTGGGCGCCACCGTGGCAG CAGTAGGGTTACCCCCTCCGATGCAGGATCCACTGCTAGTGAACCATCGAGCGGAAGGGAATCAGGTGAGGATGAATCCCTACGGCCTTCAGCTCCTCCACGTGAAACTCCACAGCGACCAAAAGCTAAAGGAG AGTTGCCAGTTTTGGGCAGCGGGGTGGAGCAGCATTCCTCAGCTTCTATATTTGAACACGTCGATAGGATGTCGCGTTCTTCCGAGGCCAGCCGCCGTCTTCCCAGCAAAATTCAACTCATTGCCATGCAGCCCATGGCCACTCCACCCATGCATGGACTGTCTGTGGCCGAGCGAGAGGTGGAGGCCAATAAGATCAATAGAGAG ATTCAGACAACACTGCGTCACAAGTCAGAGATAGAACACCATCGCAATAAGATACGACTTCGAGCCAAGCGCAAAGGACACTATGAGTTTCCCCTAGTGGATGTTGTGGGAATGACGGACACCAAGGAGCGGCAGCGCATGTACAGGAGGGCACAGATGCAATTTGATAAAATTCTGGATCCAGTGATAGGCGTTCCCACTGTGTTCATAGAGCCACGGAAGAG CTCTCGGGCACGACGCTCACCAAAGCAGCGGAGGCGGCAGCAGGGCTCCTCCAGCCCCCCAGACGCTGATCGAGATCGCTTAATTGCAACAGATAGTGACGGAACCTACAAGAGGCCCCCAGGAGTCAGTAACTCTGCCTATGTG tcgGACCCAGATCTGCCCTCTGACAACCCCACTCCAGTGTCAGAGTTGGGtaaataccctggttctctgccCCGGGGCCCTCCTCCAGCTCAGTATGTGGCTCCTCAACCTTCTATTGAAGAGGTGCGTCAGACTATGCAATCTCTTCTGGATGATGCCTTCGCACTGGTGGCCCCCAGCAGCCAAACAGCTGTGCAAACTGGAAATTCTCCATCAGGGCAACAGCAGAACAATGGCACTCCTACCCGCAATGGAAGGAACTCTACTGCCTGGGGGCCCCAATATCCGTCACACCAATCATCACAGTACAAT AGATTTGTGGATTACGGAGTGACGCAGCCCTCAGCTCCTAGCCTGCTAACAAG GAGTCCAGGGTTTGGTTCTGGCTTCCTCCCCCCATTAGAGGTGGCTCCAGTAGAACCCCAGCAGACAGAAGTGCAGTACCCGGCTCGGATGTATCCCGAGGACATACCATCAGTGGCCAGACCTCGCCCCCTCGGCAGCACCTCAG GCTCTGCCCAAATCCACCAGCTGACCCAAGTGGGCATCGCTAGTCGTATGGGAGCACAGCCCACAGACCTGGTTTCAAATAGGAGTGGACAACCTTCTGGAGGCCCTAGCTGGCCTTCATACTATACCCGTGATGAGGAGACCACCAGAAATCTCCCTCACCGAGATGCT GGACATGTCCATGGAGCTCAGGACTACAGCACCACACAAATGTTTGGAGGGAACAGACCTTCGGCTCGCCAGCCTCCCGCACACCTTCCACCCTCTGTTTGCTACCCAGCTGCATCTGCTGAGGATATTCACCCCGGTCACTCCTCCGCCTCCCTCATCAAGGCCATCCGTGAGGAGCTGCTCCGCCTCTCCCAAAAGCAGGTGGTGGCACCCGCTTACCACAGCTGA
- the KIAA1549 gene encoding UPF0606 protein KIAA1549 homolog isoform X2 — MDPGAPSTLFTIISLILHIQPGAPEVVHFGPLFLQHNKTLEVSQNASILEEVVAVSSHNVYLEKPITPETIATELSESIGSMAPVESIWPLSSEAVLQDDFLIIPTMSAQPSTSLEASQAFYYSVTPSEGSDIIYLSSGTMESISNQPTPFVLLETSQSFPIPTVSDQYVLNPSEEFFSSISQTSWSTETLPLPKTLADISTSGFAGESFVLENLLSRELYTLTNFDSMLEETPVVSSTPLLSLNTPNYLESSVNLPSLTDSDEVPIISTKNILQSKIFSDIGLAQDFTTSPSMDVLMTSLPDTSATYEWPLSPFPEVSQSLLLESNKSADILATSPIPAFVSHYEQTFLPSYTVSSSFTYTQWWSEDYLETITISPRSTEGIIETSVVSDFPHLVESTAEVVESVFPSVTVVPVSSSYTNVLESSMDFTSLVDSIFTVPEPVATMFSSETQDLETHLFSMAESTILMPSITELFLSSVSSVDYETPLTIVAISESTPFLDSSLFIPINTVEAPAFVPTESVMYFSQTLLPLDEPENISVSTSFLSVVPTYETSNLFSTFPEEISLSISLVSSDVSAVVTQDSSSKLAILETSFDMETPVSLFTDTINMETTLWPTVNPTSVVSFTPLSSADWTESSSNVLLESSEMWEVTPSIAFESGIFYTSTFSGATSFVLPSSSALDSTTLALFTSYFDSDYTSSALIEETLQTSSFFSVPLTTELPASISLSAMETLEAYTSVVPSNFLISPTLSGSRELSQPTDVSLLPTLSLITTSSLLFAITQETTINSPNSQSSMNPLFTTSSTLSTQMSAGLMSTPVTPQIPSSSLSSSPTELNTVLPTTSTPATTTSTTFTQTEHDTTTSTTQASTTSTTETKTTTTSTTSVPITSPSGLTATSSPTTTKPSRVCDVSNPEPYLVTAVLSRGSNVQNITETIKELLTVDFSRPVEIEVYTLSESYSFMATSGPFVYTAIAVVNVLSRSGLVIGPAPPIVSLQTALLGLDQRFHIQTVLQFVPQTVDIRLCPFSEQIQKGLSLALYEVRRLHQERKNVTVQIVNITASLPRVITWKAPITITYTVQDRNGFLNGSEISDQLRNLSLVEFSFFLGFPVKQIAEPSQYPQLNTSPHLKDSWLRTVLLGVQEQQLKDEAFQMEMERKLAQLISEATLQKRRWKRASYAGSNTVQVVNISRLEGLDDPVELIYFIEDQYGGRLAADKASSLINEVNIQRAAIILGYRLQGVVAQPINQPSETDRQAQNLWIIVGVAVPVLVVTIIIVILYWKLCRTDKLDFQPDTMSNLQQRQKLQAPNVKGFDFAKQHLGQHNKDEVLIVHEPPLPVLHGPLKDSTPSENGDIPTPKSKSSKLNKIGRHRGSRVTPSDAGSTASEPSSGRESGEDESLRPSAPPRETPQRPKAKGELPVLGSGVEQHSSASIFEHVDRMSRSSEASRRLPSKIQLIAMQPMATPPMHGLSVAEREVEANKINREIQTTLRHKSEIEHHRNKIRLRAKRKGHYEFPLVDVVGMTDTKERQRMYRRAQMQFDKILDPVIGVPTVFIEPRKSSRARRSPKQRRRQQGSSSPPDADRDRLIATDSDGTYKRPPGVSNSAYVSDPDLPSDNPTPVSELGKYPGSLPRGPPPAQYVAPQPSIEEVRQTMQSLLDDAFALVAPSSQTAVQTGNSPSGQQQNNGTPTRNGRNSTAWGPQYPSHQSSQYNRFVDYGVTQPSAPSLLTRSPGFGSGFLPPLEVAPVEPQQTEVQYPARMYPEDIPSVARPRPLGSTSGSAQIHQLTQVGIASRMGAQPTDLVSNRSGQPSGGPSWPSYYTRDEETTRNLPHRDAGHVHGAQDYSTTQMFGGNRPSARQPPAHLPPSVCYPAASAEDIHPGHSSASLIKAIREELLRLSQKQVVAPAYHS; from the exons AATCGATAAGCAATCAACCAACACCATTTGTGCTCCTAGAAACTAGTCAGAGTTTTCCGATTCCAACAGTTTCTGATCAGTATGTGTTGAATCCTTCAGAGGAGTTTTTTAGTAGTATCTCACAAACATCTTGGAGTACTGAAACTCTTCCGTTGCCAAAAACGCTTGCAGACATTTCCACCTCTGGTTTTGCAGGGGAAAGTTTTGTCTTGGAGAATTTATTATCCAGAGAACTCTACACTTTGACTAATTTTGACTCCATGTTAGAAGAAACACCTGTGGTTTCTAGCACACCTTTGTTGTCTTTAAATACCCCCAACTATTTAGAGAGTAGTGTAAACCTGCCAAGCTTGACCGATTCAGATGAAGTCCCCATCATttcaaccaaaaatattttgcaaagcaAAATCTTTTCAGACATAGGGCTTGCACAAGATTTTACCACCAGCCCTAGCATGGACGTGCTAATGACTTCTCTACCAGATACCTCTGCAACGTATGAATGGCCACTGAGTCCATTTCCAGAGGTCTCCCAGAGTCTTCTTTTGGAAAGTAACAAAAGTGCTGACATTTTGGCTACAAGTCCAATACCTGCTTTTGTATCTCACTATGAGCAGACGTTTTTGCCTTCTTATACTGTGTCATCCAGTTTCACATACACTCAGTGGTGGTCAGAGGATTATCTAGAAACCATTACCATCAGCCCAAGGTCAACCGAGGGAATTATTGAAACTAGTGTAGTGTCCGATTTTCCGCATTTAGTTGAATCTACTGCTGAAGTAGTTGAGTCTGTTTTCCCTTCAGTTACAGTAGTTCCAGTTTCTTCATCTTATACTAATGTTTTGGAATCATCCATGGATTTTACAAGTCTTGTGGACTCCATTTTTACTGTCCCAGAGCCAGTAGCTACCATGTTTTCATCAGAAACCCAAGATCTGGAGACACACCTATTTTCTATGGCGGAATCTACAATTTTAATGCCTTCTATCACTGAACTGTTTCTATCTTCTGTGTCTAGTGTTGACTATGAGACACCCCTTACTATTGTAGCAATATCTGAATCAACACCATTCCTCGACAGTTCTCTTTTTATACCAATAAATACAGTGGAGGCCCCTGCCTTTGTTCCAACTGAATCTGTCATGTATTTCAGCCAGACTCTTTTACCTTTAGATGAGCCAGAGAATATTTCTGTCTCCACCAGTTTTCTCTCAGTAGTTCCCACTTATGAAACAAGTAATTTGTTTTCTACATTTCCAGAAGAAATTTCCTTATCAATCTCCTTGGTATCCAGTGACGTGTCAGCTGTTGTAACTCAGGACTCGTCTTCTAAGCTTGCAATATTGGAAACGTCCTTTGATATGGAGACACCAGTTTCACTATTCACAGACACCATCAACATGGAGACCACTCTTTGGCCAACTGTTAATCCAACATCTGTTGTTTCCTTCACCCCGTTGTCCAGTGCTGACTGGACAGAGAGCAGTTCAAATGTTTTGTTAGAGTCCTCTGAGATGTGGGAAGTGACCCCAAGCATTGCGTTTGAATCGGGCATTTTCTATACCTCAACTTTCTCTGGTGCTACCTCTTTTGTGCTGCCTTCATCCTCTGCATTGGATTCCACCACACTGGCCTTGTTCACCTCCTACTTTGATTCAGATTACACCAGCAGTGCTTTGATTGAAGAGACTCTTCAAACCTCTTCATTTTTCTCGGTTCCTCTGACAACAGAACTTCCTGCTTCCATTTCTTTGTCAGCAATGGAAACGTTGGAGGCCTACACTTCAGTAGTCCCAAGCAACTTTTTAATATCACCAACACTCAGTGGATCACGAGAACTAAGCCAGCCAACTGATGTAAGTTTACTGCCCACCCTAAGCTTGATAACAACGTCAAGCTTGCTGTTTGCTATAACCCAGGAAACTACAATAAACTCACCAAACTCTCAGTCATCCATGAACCCTCTTTTTACAACAAGCTCCACGCTGAGTACACAGATGAGTGCAGGTCTGATGTCCACTCCAGTTACTCCACAAATTCCAAGCAGCAGTCTTTCTTCATCTCCCACTGAGCTGAACACTGTATTACCCACAACTTCTACTCCAGCAACTACCACCTCAACAACTTTTACTCAAACTGAACATGATACAACCACTTCTACCACCCAGGCATCCACAACAAGCACCACCGAAACTAAAACTACCACCACGAGTACAACCTCTGTGCCGATCACATCTCCCTCTGGACTCACAGCCACATCTTCTCCAACTACTACAAAGCCTTCCCGGGTGTGTGATGTCTCCAACCCTGAACCATACTTGGTTACTGCTG TTCTTTCAAGAGGATCCAATGTACAGAACATTACTGAAACCATCAAGGAATTGCTAACTGTAGACTTTAGCCGTCCTGTAGAAATTGAG gtcTATACATTGTCAGAGAGCTACTCTTTCATGGCGACTTCTGGACCCTTTGTGTACACAGCCATTGCCGTTGTTAATGTTTTGAGCAGGAGCGGCCTTGTAATTGGACCGGCTCCTCCTATTGTGTCCCTGCAGACCGCACTTCTTGGACTGGACCAAAGATTCCACATTCAGACAG TCCTGCAGTTTGTGCCACAAACCGTGGATATCAGACTCTGCCCATTCAGCGAACAGATTCAGAAAGGGCTAAGCCTAGCACTGTATGAGGTGCGCCGACTGCACCAGGAGAGGAAAAATGTCACCGTTCAG ATAGTCAACATTACAGCCAGCCTGCCCCGGGTGATCACCTGGAAGGCTCCAATCACCATCACTTACACTGTCCAAGATCGCAATGGATTCCTGAATGGCTCTGAGATCAGCGATCAGCTGAGGAACCTGAGTCTGGTGGAGTTCAGCTTCTTTCTGGGCTTTCCTGTGAAACAGATTGCAGAAC CCTCTCAATATCCTCAACTCAACACGTCTCCACACTTGAAGGATTCGTGGCTGCGcacag TCCTGCTTGGCGTCCAGGAGCAACAGTTGAAGGATGAGGCCTTTCAGATGGAAATGGAAAGGAAGCTGGCTCAACTCATCAGTGAAGCCACATTACAGAAACGGCGCTGGAAGAGAGCCAGCTATGCTGGGAGCAACACTGTACAG GTGGTGAATATTTCCCGACTGGAAGGTTTGGATGATCCTGTTGAGCTGATCTATTTTATTGAGGATCAGTATGGAGGACGGCTAGCTGCTGATAAGGCTTCTAGCTTGATAAATGAGGTGAACATCCAGCGAGCGGCCATCATCCTTGGATATCGGCTGCAGGGCGTGGTGGCACAGC caATAAACCAACCTTCAGAGACGGACCGGCAGGCACAGAACCTGTGGATCATTGTTGGGGTGGCTGTGCCAGTATTGGTGGTGACGATCATCATAGTCATCCTCTATTGGAAACTCTGCCGGACCGACAAACTGGACTTTCAGCCGGATACAATGAGCAATTTACAGCAGAGACAGAAG CTCCAGGCACCCAATGTCAAGGGCTTTGACTTTGCCAAGCAGCACCTGGGCCAACACAACAAAGATGAAGTTCTCATAGTACATGAGCCTCCACTGCCTGTGTTACACGGACCCCTGAAGGACTCCACCCCCTCCGAAAATGGGGACATCCCCACTCCTAAGTCCAAATCTTCTAAGCTCAACAAGATTGGGCGCCACCGTGGCAG TAGGGTTACCCCCTCCGATGCAGGATCCACTGCTAGTGAACCATCGAGCGGAAGGGAATCAGGTGAGGATGAATCCCTACGGCCTTCAGCTCCTCCACGTGAAACTCCACAGCGACCAAAAGCTAAAGGAG AGTTGCCAGTTTTGGGCAGCGGGGTGGAGCAGCATTCCTCAGCTTCTATATTTGAACACGTCGATAGGATGTCGCGTTCTTCCGAGGCCAGCCGCCGTCTTCCCAGCAAAATTCAACTCATTGCCATGCAGCCCATGGCCACTCCACCCATGCATGGACTGTCTGTGGCCGAGCGAGAGGTGGAGGCCAATAAGATCAATAGAGAG ATTCAGACAACACTGCGTCACAAGTCAGAGATAGAACACCATCGCAATAAGATACGACTTCGAGCCAAGCGCAAAGGACACTATGAGTTTCCCCTAGTGGATGTTGTGGGAATGACGGACACCAAGGAGCGGCAGCGCATGTACAGGAGGGCACAGATGCAATTTGATAAAATTCTGGATCCAGTGATAGGCGTTCCCACTGTGTTCATAGAGCCACGGAAGAG CTCTCGGGCACGACGCTCACCAAAGCAGCGGAGGCGGCAGCAGGGCTCCTCCAGCCCCCCAGACGCTGATCGAGATCGCTTAATTGCAACAGATAGTGACGGAACCTACAAGAGGCCCCCAGGAGTCAGTAACTCTGCCTATGTG tcgGACCCAGATCTGCCCTCTGACAACCCCACTCCAGTGTCAGAGTTGGGtaaataccctggttctctgccCCGGGGCCCTCCTCCAGCTCAGTATGTGGCTCCTCAACCTTCTATTGAAGAGGTGCGTCAGACTATGCAATCTCTTCTGGATGATGCCTTCGCACTGGTGGCCCCCAGCAGCCAAACAGCTGTGCAAACTGGAAATTCTCCATCAGGGCAACAGCAGAACAATGGCACTCCTACCCGCAATGGAAGGAACTCTACTGCCTGGGGGCCCCAATATCCGTCACACCAATCATCACAGTACAAT AGATTTGTGGATTACGGAGTGACGCAGCCCTCAGCTCCTAGCCTGCTAACAAG GAGTCCAGGGTTTGGTTCTGGCTTCCTCCCCCCATTAGAGGTGGCTCCAGTAGAACCCCAGCAGACAGAAGTGCAGTACCCGGCTCGGATGTATCCCGAGGACATACCATCAGTGGCCAGACCTCGCCCCCTCGGCAGCACCTCAG GCTCTGCCCAAATCCACCAGCTGACCCAAGTGGGCATCGCTAGTCGTATGGGAGCACAGCCCACAGACCTGGTTTCAAATAGGAGTGGACAACCTTCTGGAGGCCCTAGCTGGCCTTCATACTATACCCGTGATGAGGAGACCACCAGAAATCTCCCTCACCGAGATGCT GGACATGTCCATGGAGCTCAGGACTACAGCACCACACAAATGTTTGGAGGGAACAGACCTTCGGCTCGCCAGCCTCCCGCACACCTTCCACCCTCTGTTTGCTACCCAGCTGCATCTGCTGAGGATATTCACCCCGGTCACTCCTCCGCCTCCCTCATCAAGGCCATCCGTGAGGAGCTGCTCCGCCTCTCCCAAAAGCAGGTGGTGGCACCCGCTTACCACAGCTGA